The proteins below come from a single Cylindrospermopsis raciborskii Cr2010 genomic window:
- the bicA gene encoding bicarbonate transporter BicA, producing the protein MEITNTINTRNLRSDIFGGVTAAIVSLPLALAFGVASGAGPVAGLYGAVCVGFFAALFGGTPTLISEPTGPMTVVITGIISSLTAMDPENGMAMAFTVVMLAGIFQIIFGIFKLGKYITLMPYSVISGFMSGIGVILIILQIAPFLGQPNPKGGVLGIVQNLPQLLEKINPIALILGVMTVAIIYLTPSKVKRIVPPQLIALVLGTIVSLVFFSNADIPRIGVIETGLPKLQMPTFTPTSVTIMLVDGVMLGMLGCIDTLLTAVIADSLTRTEHKSDKELIGQGIANLVSGLCGGLPGAGATMGTVVNIQTGAQTAISGITRALILLVVVLGAAGVTQSIPMAVLAGIALKVGIDILDWSFLKRSHKVSFKGSIIMYGVLLLTVFVDLIVAVGIGVFVANILTIERLSSMSSEKVKAISDADDDIDLNEEEKRLLDQAGGRILLFYLSGAMIFGVSKAISREHNAIQDCDVIIFDLSDVPMMGVTASLTIESAIREAVEKDRQIILVGITGKVKKRLENLGVLSLLPPHHLVTERKQALEQAMTLVKR; encoded by the coding sequence ATGGAAATAACTAATACTATTAACACGCGCAACTTACGGAGCGATATTTTTGGTGGTGTCACTGCGGCCATTGTCTCTTTACCACTGGCTTTAGCATTCGGTGTTGCTTCCGGTGCAGGTCCAGTTGCTGGTCTTTATGGTGCAGTTTGTGTGGGTTTTTTTGCTGCTTTATTTGGTGGAACACCCACATTAATTTCCGAGCCCACTGGTCCCATGACTGTTGTAATTACTGGCATTATAAGTTCTTTAACAGCTATGGATCCAGAAAATGGCATGGCTATGGCTTTTACCGTAGTTATGTTAGCGGGGATATTTCAAATCATATTTGGTATCTTCAAGCTGGGCAAATATATCACCCTCATGCCCTATAGTGTAATCTCTGGGTTCATGTCGGGTATTGGTGTGATTTTAATTATTTTGCAAATCGCACCGTTTTTAGGGCAACCTAACCCAAAAGGGGGAGTTTTAGGAATAGTTCAAAATTTACCTCAGCTCCTAGAAAAGATTAATCCCATTGCCCTCATTTTGGGTGTAATGACTGTGGCAATTATTTATTTGACACCATCAAAGGTCAAACGCATTGTGCCACCCCAATTAATTGCCCTAGTTTTAGGAACTATAGTTTCACTGGTCTTTTTTAGTAATGCGGATATCCCACGTATCGGTGTGATTGAAACTGGATTGCCAAAACTGCAAATGCCAACTTTTACCCCCACTAGTGTAACGATTATGTTGGTTGATGGGGTTATGTTGGGAATGTTGGGATGTATTGATACCCTATTAACCGCAGTAATAGCTGATAGCTTAACTCGTACGGAACATAAATCTGACAAAGAGCTGATTGGACAGGGTATTGCCAATTTAGTTTCTGGTTTGTGTGGAGGTTTGCCCGGTGCTGGAGCGACCATGGGAACGGTAGTAAATATCCAAACCGGAGCACAGACGGCAATATCTGGAATCACCCGCGCTCTAATTTTGTTGGTAGTGGTTTTAGGTGCTGCCGGTGTTACTCAAAGTATTCCTATGGCTGTCTTAGCGGGAATTGCGCTGAAAGTGGGGATTGATATCCTAGATTGGAGTTTTTTAAAGCGATCTCACAAAGTTTCCTTCAAGGGTTCCATCATTATGTATGGTGTGTTACTCTTGACTGTTTTTGTAGATCTGATTGTAGCTGTGGGGATAGGTGTATTTGTTGCTAACATCCTCACAATTGAGCGTTTGTCCAGCATGAGTTCTGAGAAAGTTAAGGCCATCAGTGACGCTGATGATGATATTGATTTAAACGAAGAAGAGAAAAGATTGCTCGACCAAGCTGGGGGTCGAATTTTGTTATTCTACTTAAGTGGTGCCATGATATTTGGCGTTTCCAAGGCCATCTCTCGTGAGCATAATGCCATTCAAGACTGTGATGTGATTATTTTTGACCTCAGCGATGTTCCTATGATGGGTGTCACTGCTTCTTTAACTATCGAAAGTGCAATTCGGGAAGCAGTTGAAAAAGACCGACAAATTATTCTAGTTGGCATCACTGGTAAGGTTAAAAAGCGACTGGAAAATTTGGGAGTTCTAAGTTTATTACCCCCCCACCATTTGGTGACAGAGCGCAAACAAGCTCTAGAACAAGCTATGACTTTAGTTAAAAGGTGA
- a CDS encoding metal ABC transporter ATP-binding protein — translation MPINREFRDIHISHLGVQYHRQDALQDITCTIKAGRLTGIFGPNGAGKSTLIKAILGLVPMSMGSVLYDGRPLVDQLEKVAYVPQRSQIDWNYPATVWDVVMTGRVKKTGWLRSFSSMSRQIAMTALERVEMLKYTDRPIGELSGGQQQRVFLARALTQEPEIFCFDEPFVGIDHKTQGVLFNIFQELTDRGKIVLVVNHDLGQSINHFDDLILLNCQLIASGPRLHVLTETNLQRAYFTI, via the coding sequence ATGCCCATAAATAGAGAGTTTAGGGATATTCATATTTCCCATTTAGGAGTACAATACCATAGACAAGACGCTTTACAGGATATAACCTGTACTATTAAAGCAGGAAGATTAACAGGAATTTTTGGACCTAATGGTGCTGGTAAGAGTACGTTGATCAAAGCAATTCTAGGATTAGTCCCCATGAGTATGGGTAGTGTACTGTATGACGGTAGGCCATTAGTAGACCAACTAGAAAAAGTTGCCTATGTCCCCCAAAGAAGCCAAATTGACTGGAACTACCCCGCTACGGTCTGGGATGTGGTCATGACGGGAAGAGTGAAAAAAACCGGTTGGTTACGTAGTTTTTCTAGTATGAGTCGGCAAATAGCAATGACAGCATTGGAACGGGTAGAAATGTTAAAATATACTGACCGACCTATAGGAGAGCTTTCCGGAGGACAACAACAAAGGGTATTCCTGGCCCGCGCTCTAACTCAAGAACCTGAAATTTTTTGTTTTGATGAACCCTTCGTCGGCATAGATCACAAAACTCAAGGTGTCCTTTTTAACATTTTTCAAGAACTCACAGATCGAGGAAAAATTGTCCTGGTGGTCAATCACGATCTGGGTCAGTCAATTAACCATTTTGACGATTTAATTCTACTTAACTGTCAACTTATAGCTAGTGGACCTCGTCTGCATGTACTTACAGAAACTAATCTACAACGTGCTTACTTTACAATATAA
- a CDS encoding exopolysaccharide biosynthesis protein, translated as MRLTFSEEIKSLLQRLAHQPLTLGDVLETTSQRGFILVIALLVLPFLFPMPPGLTGPLGSACLLLSLQMLLGRRSPWLPKKIANYQFPRVFAQTILHNLGRVTRLLEKIARPRLTKLANHDITWRCNGLCISWLAILLISPVPLTNPIPTIGILLFAAASMESDGLLVCICYVLTLLITLIFYLIVYGVLQLPGLIT; from the coding sequence ATGCGCTTGACCTTTTCTGAGGAAATAAAATCTTTGCTACAGCGTCTAGCACACCAACCTCTAACCTTGGGTGACGTGCTGGAAACAACCTCTCAACGCGGATTCATTCTAGTCATTGCTTTATTGGTTTTACCATTCTTGTTCCCTATGCCACCCGGACTCACGGGTCCTCTTGGCTCCGCTTGTTTGCTCTTATCATTGCAAATGCTTTTGGGCAGGCGATCGCCCTGGTTACCAAAAAAAATTGCCAATTATCAGTTTCCCCGGGTTTTTGCCCAAACTATTCTTCACAACCTAGGTAGGGTCACCAGGTTGTTAGAAAAAATTGCCCGTCCTCGCTTGACAAAATTGGCAAATCATGATATTACCTGGAGGTGTAACGGTCTTTGCATTTCCTGGTTGGCTATTTTACTTATTTCTCCTGTACCTTTGACTAATCCCATACCCACCATTGGCATTTTACTGTTTGCTGCGGCTAGTATGGAGTCAGATGGACTACTTGTATGTATTTGCTATGTATTAACACTATTAATCACCCTAATTTTCTACCTCATTGTCTATGGAGTTTTACAGCTCCCTGGTTTGATTACATAA
- a CDS encoding metal ABC transporter permease, which translates to MLSEIMEPLQYGFMQRSLIVAVLIGLLCAVVGTYLMVQRLALLGDAISHSVLPGLAIAFIIGANIFVGAFIAAMVSTVAIAVIKNRSPIKEDAAMGIVFSGFFALGVTLITGIQKANKIDLNHFLFGNILGVTPNEVRDTAILAAVALIIVFLLYKELLFYTFDPIGAQVAGLPVNQLNISLMLLISLTIVASMKAVGVILVLSMLITPGATAYLLVNRLHQVMILGAAIAIISSIVGIYLSYFYNLPSGPAIVLVVCTAFVLAFLFSPKSRVLGALVKHGR; encoded by the coding sequence ATGTTAAGCGAAATAATGGAGCCGTTGCAGTATGGATTTATGCAACGCTCACTAATAGTTGCAGTGTTAATTGGTTTGTTATGTGCTGTGGTTGGTACTTATTTAATGGTACAACGTCTGGCACTACTAGGCGATGCTATTAGTCATTCCGTTTTACCAGGACTGGCGATCGCCTTTATAATAGGTGCGAATATATTTGTGGGAGCTTTTATTGCTGCTATGGTAAGCACGGTAGCTATAGCAGTGATTAAAAACCGGTCTCCTATTAAGGAGGATGCAGCTATGGGGATCGTATTTTCTGGTTTTTTTGCTCTTGGTGTCACACTCATTACAGGGATTCAAAAAGCTAATAAAATCGACCTCAATCACTTTCTTTTTGGCAATATTCTAGGTGTTACCCCCAATGAGGTTAGGGATACGGCCATCCTTGCTGCTGTGGCCTTAATTATCGTTTTTTTACTCTACAAAGAACTACTATTCTATACCTTTGATCCCATAGGAGCCCAGGTTGCTGGTCTACCAGTTAATCAACTCAACATTAGTTTGATGTTGCTCATTTCCCTAACCATTGTTGCTAGTATGAAAGCAGTGGGAGTGATTTTAGTCCTATCAATGTTGATTACCCCTGGTGCTACAGCGTACCTATTAGTTAACAGACTACATCAAGTTATGATCCTAGGAGCTGCGATCGCCATAATTTCTAGTATTGTAGGAATTTATCTGAGTTACTTCTATAATTTACCCTCTGGACCAGCTATTGTATTAGTCGTTTGCACAGCATTTGTCCTAGCTTTTTTATTTAGTCCCAAATCCAGAGTTTTGGGAGCCCTTGTAAAACATGGAAGGTAG